In Achromobacter xylosoxidans A8, a single window of DNA contains:
- a CDS encoding DUF3275 family protein, with protein sequence MATPSASEKSVAPIVVPGQLTLRTIRGKNGPFTVGRLATHLGTFEVKDPELEQYPEGKYDGEFIIRYIFPKSYPVGGGMRFEIRASLDGMTLNGIDKLSRDEARSFATQDVDPLDEEQGAQPAATPAKPTKASRPAKPAPVQASADPLVDTTPFGVDAPPPATAAAPGSTEDGDAALFGLLWPLGESVKLDSTIDRRTLRAQIARLGELGYALDFKTQEWSRQAEPKPA encoded by the coding sequence ATGGCAACCCCATCGGCTTCCGAGAAATCTGTTGCGCCCATCGTCGTCCCCGGCCAGCTCACGCTGCGTACCATCCGCGGCAAGAACGGCCCGTTCACGGTTGGCCGCCTCGCGACGCACCTCGGTACTTTCGAGGTCAAAGACCCGGAGCTGGAGCAGTACCCCGAAGGCAAGTACGACGGGGAATTCATCATCAGGTACATCTTCCCGAAGTCCTATCCGGTCGGCGGCGGCATGCGGTTCGAGATCCGTGCCAGCCTCGACGGCATGACGCTCAACGGCATCGACAAACTCAGCCGCGACGAAGCCCGCAGCTTCGCCACCCAGGACGTCGATCCGCTCGATGAAGAGCAAGGGGCGCAGCCTGCGGCAACGCCGGCCAAGCCCACCAAAGCGTCCAGGCCCGCCAAGCCCGCACCCGTGCAGGCGTCCGCGGACCCGCTGGTCGATACCACGCCCTTCGGCGTGGATGCGCCACCGCCTGCTACGGCCGCTGCCCCCGGCAGCACCGAAGACGGTGACGCCGCGCTCTTCGGCCTGCTGTGGCCGCTGGGCGAGTCCGTGAAACTGGATTCGACCATCGACCGCCGCACCCTGCGCGCGCAGATCGCCCGCCTGGGCGAGCTGGGCTACGCGCTGGACTTCAAGACGCAGGAGTGGAGCCGCCAGGCCGAACCAAAACCTGCGTGA